In the Diospyros lotus cultivar Yz01 chromosome 13, ASM1463336v1, whole genome shotgun sequence genome, TCAATCCGGTCCAATTCGATTTGGCCAGAAATTACGgtctaacaatttttttaacacTCCTAATACAAATCAATCTTATCTTTTGTTTGATATTCTCTTacctaaatttataaattttagacTACAATATGGACTCATAATCTCAAACTTACAAAACAATTATTTTAAGTTGTTAAATTTGactcataattttaaaagtatcatttaaatttattgtaatcaATTGCAATTCTACCACCAATGACTAATGATTGAATAAGTAAATATtagttataatattaatttcaaaaattaaattgatataaaaaatactttatttataattttttaattaatattattatttttataaaagtattataaatttatacaaaattattctaaaaatttGTGCCATAcattaatttatgataattataaaatttcttttgtaACTTATCTGACGTTATAGGAGAACTCTTACttacattaaataattattatattattcgaCGCACCCACCGTAACGATGACTCGACAACATAATAATTATGAgtatttcaattaattattgaatCTTGTCGATTTGCAGTTGATTGGTACATAGACAAGGTCACAATTGTCATAAGAAAAAAGTTAAAGGTTAGAACCGTCAGTCGACCAAACTTACGGGAGCTATATATTGATCTCGCTGCCCTATCATTTTCTGGATCTAGGGTTTTCATTTCATATGGTGTAATGAAAATACTAGGGTTTTTATTATCTTCTTCGTTGAtccatttcttcttcacctAAAAGCTATGCTTTCCTTCCCAGACGCAAATGCGCGGCCCTTAAGATCGCCTTCCGTTTTCCAGACATGGAAGCGTTTCGAGTCATAGCGGCGCTACATCGAGTCTTTGTATGTGCGCGTTGATACGTGTTTTCGTGTCTATgcgtatgtatgtattttgggtTTCCTCATCAGGGTTTTCCTCTTGAGTTCCCATTTAGCCTCCGCCTTCTCTTTCGTCAGGGCTAGTTCAACTTTTCTGGGTCTGGATCTTCATTAATTTGAGATATTGGAATCTCAATTAGTGAGAGTTCGAGCTCGGAAGTTTACTCTGAATGGCCTCGCTTGAAGGTGGAAGTACACTCTAAAATCCATTATTGGCCTTAAACACGtgttctccaaatttttggttTGCGCGTTTTGTCGGATTTAGCAGATCCTTTGCGTTTTTGGTGTTCTATTTATGTTTGGATTGGCTTTTCATTTTTGGGTTTTGATTGAAGGGTTTTTGATGGTTTTGTTTTCAATGTTTTTCAAGTTTTGGATGATAATTTGGACATGCAAATCaacccggggggggggggggggaggggaatTGTGCGGCAAGAATGATGACAAAATTAGATGTGTGAATGGAAAAATCCTTGAGCTGAAACATCGAGGCTTATTGATATTCTGACCTTGCCACCGTTCATGAACTTTCTTCtcatttgtttctttgcttTCCTCACTTCATTTTCAGTTGTTGCGTGCGTTGGTTTTCTTTTCACAGTTCATGGACTTGATTGGGCACTGATTTGTGGGCTTTGTGGAGGTGAATTGGTTCGCTGTGTGGAAAATGCTTCTCTGTTTTGGTAGATCTCGTGGGTATAGCAATCAAATGGGAGAATTGGGTGGCAAGAATGATGATAAAATTAGATGTGTGAATGGAAAAATCCTTGAGCTGAAACATCGAGGCTTATTGATATTCTGACTTTGCCACCATTCATGAACTTTCTTCtcatttgtttctttgtttttctcaCTTCATTTTCAGTTGTTGCGTGCGTTGGTTTTCTTTTCACATTTCATTGGCTTGATTGGGCACTGATTCGTGGGCTTTGTGGAGTTGAACTGGTTCGCTGTGTGGAAAATGCTTCTCTGTTTTGGTAGATCTCGTGGGTATGGCAATCAAATGGGAGAATTGGGTGGCAAGGATGACGACAAAATTAGATGTGTGAATGGAGAAATCCATGAGCTAAAACATCGAGGCTTATTGATATTCTGACTCTGCCACAATTCATTAACTTTCCCATTTGTTTTGCCTTTTCACTCTCATATTGTCTTTTGTGCTCTGACCTTCTTTGAGATTAATTTTATCAAGAATCTCCTTACACTATTGATGTTTCGATTTTCGAGGCTACTTAATTAGAGCTTGTGTTTGAATTCCATCGTCTTACGCTCAGTGAAATGATGCTTTGGCAAGAATGATGAAACAATAGGCAGGTGAGAGGCGTAAGTTCCTTGCTGAGCTGAACTCCTCAACCCACCATATCTCATCTCACCTCCTATAGAAGTGCTATAATGCTTCCTTGAAGTAAAATAAGCTATGGATCTCCTTAAGACTTTATGACAGTTTTAACTGTTGGTCTCAGGTTCTCAGATCAGCATTTAGGAGAATGGCCTTAAGTTACAGTCTCCAGAGTGCAGTAGCTGTGGATTTGGTTGACCTCCTTGTTTTTAGGGTTGAGATATCAATCTTATAGAAAGTACCATGACGATGTGGGCAGATATTAATACGATTTTGGTTTCACTGAGCCATGTGAGTCCGAGCCTAATCTAATGGGTGCTCTTAATACTCAGCAAAATTGGGGGAAAAAAATGTAGTGTCATAGATCGAACGGTGTCATTGGAAGAGGAGattgaaaaaaagaataatgtgACACGTCCAGAACGCCTTACAGAAAATCTTACTAGCCCCCCGCGCAACTCTCCCGCCCACTGAATTTCCCccctctctcactttctcttaCCGCCGCTCCCGTTCTCGCTCGTCGGCCCCCCTGCTGTCACTGCCACCCAGGGTCGGCCCTAAGATTATAGGGACTctaagctaaattttttatgagatcctctataattatatttaaaaataaaattaatataaataaaaaagtattatataaaattcacaatattttactttaaatttacttttttaatagttttagaagaaaaattaataattaaataattataattaattgataatttaagggttaataaaaaaatcaaaagatataaTTGATAAATCACATAATGGGATGATAAGGACGAAAATGGAatcacaaaagaaaatatataattatgaaatcaaTTGGATTGAGGAACTATACCTATGCAAATTGATGGCATATGCAATGATAATGGatagataaaaaattgagaagaagtGAAACTTAAGAAAACGATGGAGTCGTGACCACTGTCAAATGCAAGGAAATAGTTGTGATACAATCATATAAGGGAGagattagaattaattaaaaatgcatgAAATAGTTGTAAGGGGATGAATGCTACTACGGATAGGAATggaattgattattaataaaggaatgtgagaaattgagattaattaaaaattatattgatactcatgagattaattattgataaaagaaatgtgagagattgaaattaattaaaattttacaatgatttaaaataagcATGGCCCCTAAcggcttttttatttttaaatttattgtttttaattaattttattttgttaattaatttaaaatctaaaaattaaaataggcaTGGCCCTCTGCTGGCTGAAAATGGGCATAGGCCCTACGCTGCTGCCTAGGTAGCCTATGCCCAGGGTCGGCCCTGTTGCCATCGCCCTACCCCTGCCGTTGCCAGCCCCACCGCACTCACCTACTGCCACCGCTACACCCACCCCCTCCTGGGTCATGGCTTGTGCTGGCACGAGCCAAGCATAACCCAAAATGTATGGGTCATCCTGCAGCCTTGTAAAGATTCAATTTCAAACTAGGTAAATTTTTGTAaagattcaaatatttttgtacATTATTAGAAATTATACTGTTCAATACAACAAATTGTATTATTCAaggtcatgctatttgtacaaaaGTTCATTTATGTGGGTTTATAGGTAACGTGAAAAGATTATTTTATCCccatcttttttatttcaattaccaTTTTACCCCTTTCAAtcctctttctctcctctctctcttctcctccCCCTTTAGCACCGCCCTCCGCTGCCTCGCCTCTTGCCTGTGAACTATTCTCAGGCTATTCGTTCTATCTTGTGATTCGTATCACCTAGAATTGGAGAGAAAACGTTAAATGAAGACTCGAGAAAGAACTTGTCCAAAACCCAGCTGAAGTACATTCTACTATTAGAAGGAATGCTTGAATGAAGGACCTGAGGAAGGTTGCCTTTCCAGTAACCTTTGATCCCCTCTTGCTTCCCTATCAATGCGAAGGCCTTAAATTAATACCAGTAAGACCATATAATAGCTCCCCTATAATTCATTGTAGGCAATGTAAAAGCAATGACTACAGATTGCATAATGAAGTTTAGAGATATCACAAGATCCAGGTAAAATGCTTTACTTAAAAGAAATGAGACatggaaaaagaaatggaaggaaaagTAGATGGATGAGCTTAGTAGGGAATTGTATAAGGATGCACTACAGAGGATGCACTATAGAGTACACAGTTTATAGATTGAATAGCAAAAGTTTTTGTAACACCAAATGGAGATCACAAATTGATGAAGTAGAAACACAAGACGAATAGCCTCACTGATCATTTCCACTGACCTTATTGTATCAAACTCTTTGATGGGGATAGGACAAAACAAAGactaaatggaaaagaaattaaactaataagTTGTGGGATCCAAAGAAAGGTAGGCTAGTTGCCATCAATGTTGAAATAAAAAGCTAATAGAACCTTGGAAGTAGAGTGAGGACAGTTCACAAGGCAAGGCTGCGGCGTGCGTTGAGCGGAGGGTGCGAGGCAGGGCGGTGGCGGGAGCGGGAGGCTAGACAGAGGCTGCAGCGGCTAAAGGGGAAATGGGAGAAAGTTCACAAGGCGAGGCAGTGGCGGGCGACTAGGCAGAGGTTGCAGCGGCCGAAGGGGAATGGGGGAAaggggagaaagaaagagagagagaagagaagttACGAATTTCTCGCGATAAATCCtcaatttatcttgaaaatattattCTGTAAAACTAATTCTGTACAGACAGTATTTTCCATTATtcaaagtattatttttttattgtaatttatttttagtttataacttttaaaaaaaataaattcaaattgaaGTTGGATGATCACAAGAAGCTATTGACcttaaataaaagattaaattggATGATTATATCTTCCCCATCCTTCTGCATTGGTGGTGGGTGCAGGTCATTTGTAGTGTCGGACCTGAGTTTTTGGGGCCCTGAGGCGAGACATGAAAATGGGCCCCGAATTGTAtattacattcaaattttattttttataataaaatataaaaaataaataaatatttataccataagaatatttttttaaaaaattatcaattaaaaactatcaTAAACGAAACAAAATAAAGGATACTGCCATAAACGAAACGAAATGAAGGAGCAACTAACTGCTAAAAGTTGAAGCAGATCTGGAGTTAGAGCATCTGAGAAGCAGATCTAATCTGATGACCCAATCGGCAATCGAGAGGTAGTGAGCCACCTGCCACAACCCATAAGGGCGAGCGATGGAGGGCGATGGCAAGCTAGCGACCGAGCAGAGCAGCGAGAGGTGATGTTTGCTGGGTGAGCGCCTGGCCAGCGAGCcaccggccacgagggcgaggcAAGTCGGTTAGGACGAGCGATCGCCGATCGAGCAGCAAGAGGCAAGAAAGCGAGGGCGAAAAGTAAGGAGTAgtaagaagagagagaggcagcgagctaCCGGTGACGGAGCAGCAGCGAGAGGTGAGGACGAGGTGCAACAGAGCCAAAGAGATAGGGGCCATAGGGCTAAGGTAGCGAGCGAAAAAGAGAATGGGAGAAGGATCGCGAGAaggagggcgagggcgaggcacgACAGAGCCAAAGAGTTAGGGCTAAGGcagcgagggagagagagagagggacaaGGGTCGCGAGAAGAGGGGCGACGACAAGGCCCGACAGAGCCAAAGAGGTAGGGCTAGGGCAGCGAGCaaaagagaaagagggagaagggtTGCGAGAAAGGGGTGGGCGGGTGAAAAAAGCATGGGCCCCTAGTTATGAAATTTGCATGGGCCATTTTCAATTTATGGGCCCCTAAATTGTGAAATTTCCATGGGCCTGTGGCAGCTGCCTCATGGGTCTCCTGGAAGGTCCGTCGTGATCACTTGACTCCAAAGAGTGATGTGTACAGTTATGGAGTTGTGTTACTGGAGTTGCTATCTGGGAGGCGATTATTGGACGAGGAGAAAGCTGGGTGTGTGGAAGAAGTATTGGCCGACTGGGTAAAGCCTTTCCTAAGTGACAACGGGGGGTTTTTCAGAATCATGGACACAAGGCTAGGGGGCCAGTATTCTAAGAAGGGAGCCCAAGCTGCAGCTTCTCTTGCATTACAGTGCCTGGATGCAGGACCCAAAAACAGGCCAACCATGAGCTATATTGTATCTGCACTGGAACAACTCCAGACATCGTCGAAGGATGTCCGGAAGACGCCCCGAGAAGGAAAGGTACAACAGCATCAGCATCATAGATCGATATATGCGGGAAATGGGAACTTAAGATAAAATGCAGCTGTAAAATATGTGAGGTACGCTTTTCTCTTTGTATAATGCAGAGGGAGGACTATGAAGAAATCTTGAAACTTTCTGAGAATAAATTTACTACTGATGTCTGGTAGATGTGTATAGAGGGATGCATAGAATCTGATATGCaggaggttttttttttttttttttttttttggggggggggggggggtggtggtTGGCACATTTATAATATCTATCTGTCTGTCTGCAACGACTTGATCATATCTCTGCCTTCAAATCCTTCCATCTGTACACAATGAAGACTTGTTGTTGACGAGATTTTGCAGTGGACTTCACAAgttgaatttgatattttgagagCATTGATTGCTTGAATGCATTCATCACCGAACAGAACCACCCATTCCTTTATTTGCAACTATCTGTTGAGACAGGGAGATTCGTTTTCCATTCGCTCTATCTTGCATGCAGACCAAGACTGAGCAAGAAAACATCATGGTCTCCCACCAGATTTAAGAGACGTTACACCCGAAACTTAGACAAAAGAGGTTGTCTAATCTCATAGTCTTATAGTGGTGAGAAGTTAGTTTCAACCATTGCACTCGTAAAGCACAATTCATCCTGCGATGTGCGATCAGAATAATGAGTATTTTGGAAACCCCATCCTCTCTCATTTTTGGGCAAAATCGCTTTCAGAAATTCCTAATGCCACTTTATGTAAGATAGAAGAGAGTGGGAGGGAAAATTCGcttggggggggagggggggtggaaatgcaaaaaataataCTTACCCTGTAAGACTTTATGTAAGGCATCCTGGACGTGTAGCATAATCCTTCTTGAAAAAATAGTGTCAGATCAAACTGTGCCATAAAATTACGGAATAAAGTgtaaatcaaaaatatatatatatataaaaattggaGAAGGGAATTGGAATTGAGTGTGGCTGACTTAATTGAAGATCAAAATTAGAGGAGgttgaagataaagaaaaagaatataaaaataaaagattatgaACATATTagagaaatataataattaaagagGAGTATAGCAATCAGAATTGGAGAAAGTTAAGTCGTGGACAAGGCGCAAGAACGAAGTGGTAGAACAAATGAGGCAGACATCACAGGTACAAACGGAACAGCAGCCCACGCCAGCAGCGGTCGGATGGTGGAAGCAAAATTGCACTGCGGAAGTCGCGCAGATCTCTAGGGAATGACCAGTAGCGACCAAGAGAGGGAACGATCGATGATGACTGAGAGGCAATGACAACCTTTAGTGAGACTTGATCTTGGGGATTCAACAGCAAGGTAGCAACAAGTTTTGATGCACAACGAGGGAACTTtggaatttaaaaatacaaagaagaaCACTAGATCGATCGCTGAAAACGCGTTTTTggtaaatttctgtaatttgcaAAAATGCTCCTGAAACATTTTGCAAATTATGTAAATGGCCCAAAAAAGTTTTGGATCATCTTTACCATTTTCAAAACAAGAAATAGTTTGAAAAC is a window encoding:
- the LOC127788752 gene encoding probable serine/threonine-protein kinase PBL18, translating into MEGDAASWVSWKVRRDHLTPKSDVYSYGVVLLELLSGRRLLDEEKAGCVEEVLADWVKPFLSDNGGFFRIMDTRLGGQYSKKGAQAAASLALQCLDAGPKNRPTMSYIVSALEQLQTSSKDVRKTPREGKREDYEEILKLSENKFTTDVW